The Acanthochromis polyacanthus isolate Apoly-LR-REF ecotype Palm Island chromosome 17, KAUST_Apoly_ChrSc, whole genome shotgun sequence genome has a window encoding:
- the LOC110959640 gene encoding clustered mitochondria protein homolog isoform X1 has protein sequence MGNILQCCHILSNYFRCKDALAQGEAERSPLLSSDESECESPSLPDDLEEDLLTVSTGVTNPALEPEHFLFPDIILSSNPGGEVTLVEPMVCLLVSEEDEGAGEGVRVDEEGQERSGRDRGYSEVETQTEAETQIGTGVQTQTESQAEVQTQTELMECSNETVERHENTLSGTTEEIDYWEEHEILKEVDVFLDAQLSEESHTEEEKRTDSGAGSDVDVFQTELNNELRKALNAGEENVLKLWQSDATALENIDFTWTEQHNLLTDDTEKDQKQNESESSSETEHKASNMDAPAQKTTKHSDNNRETDLSECRNQDDEQMGAATAESHQIVNEKDVSNIRTEANVSEDSRDPSLVNEGCVHKKSQLPEKEDNKKTGLEHILEAAVPQMEDEEGAQMKRMTLFLVDRLFLAAPHVKAVPPSQIEESPEDDPSERPGDDDKSKQLRDIVELQETGFTVRIQPPAAESFELQVSGQMLVAELHQVLMDHEVTCHRTCFSLQLGGVALDSLTELRSIQGIQDGALIKVVEDSYTVRDARLHLRHVRDLLRSLDPADAYNGLNCSSLSYLTFYTRDKDSESVGKRRASEKESVDCSPPDYILPGCKDRLLTPLQPVRDDWKPLQCLRVLTMSSWNPPPGNRKMHGDLMYLNVLTMEDRELNITSSTRGFYLNQSTAFNFNPKPAAPKILCHSLVELLGQVSPAFRKNFTALQKKRVQQHPYERIAAPFQLFTWVAPHGDHSLDCIRAEETHTSRMGQDEHTAGQSRDWNEELQGCRELPRSCLQERLHRERSIFKTNSDFVAAATRGAVAVIDGNVMPLNPGESPHMQMFVWNNLFFSLGFDISEHYRPLGGNTAAHAAAVCDLRGAQAYASVDVEGLHTLGTAVVDYRGIRVIAQTIVPGILEKNHEQSVVYGSNDNGKTVFSHPRFLELLDKTSKPLRVQRHQVLDHNNTPLELCSGMETIGILGNDGRAYILDLLRTFPTDLNFQFSEKEATSEDVPKECQSFGFPRLHRHSLASLRPELMEAFVQHRYEIFVKMVSQELSQPEKQDKATEQIEEPVCELTTGDGAAAAVDMESQRRSVILKACKAVGSVSDSCFDIRFNRNICSPGVRFSSECVEEVQRQRRLLWDAAAFLLSDQIPAVLRDCLDHTAVPMDGETLTSVLHQRGVNVRYLGTLLRELDKLEERERLRHIQRISVSEVIIRSAKHIFRTFLQNVEPAAFSAAVSHFLNCLLSSSSSFPDSCSDELLSRRRSRRRRSHGSRVASLTDSVWARLTSTELWGKIRAEAQDYYHYTIDSESIDEAIEKHNLQRISLLREMAIKTGIQVQLREFAFESRHRPVFGEEDVINMFPVVKHLKLISTDATRLVQQAQLAVQQGFLKDGYELISQALTLFSSVCGVLHEDVSMCLRLLGRLSYILGENADAVSHQEKAVMSTERIQGVDHPQTIQDYTYLALYCFAGGQHSTSLQLLYRARYLSLLVSGDDHPQVALLDSMLGLVLHGLMEYELSLKFLQNALILTSKYHGATSLKHAHSHHVLATVYESKGEFRSALQHEKEAYSIYKSQVGENHNNTRESSEYLKSLTQQAVILQKAINHIYSNTPSACIPPPKFSTPSLPAILQQLNLTCGIILIPLSAKEIADLRTALKEKEKVQVEELEKQLLKQKGLTAAHNRQQY, from the exons ATGGGAAACatcctccagtgctgccacatACTGTCAAACTACTTCAGGTGTAAGGATGCACTGGCTCAGGGGGAGGCGGAAAGATCCCCTCTTCTGTCCAGCGACGAGAGCGAGTGCGAATCTCCAAGTCTGCCGGACGACTTGGAGGAAGACCTGTTAACCGTCTCCACCGGCGTCACCAACCCGGCCCTCGAACCggagcacttcctgtttcctgacATCATCCTGAGCAGCAACCCGGGAGGAGAAGTGACTCTGGTGGAGCCGATGGTGTGTCTGCTGGTGTCCGAGGAGGATGAGGGAGCGGGTGAGGGGGTGAGGGTGGATGAGGAAGGACAGGAGAGGAGTGGGAGAGACAGGGGGTACTCTGAGGTGGAGACCCAGACTGAAGCTGAGACTCAGATCGGTACCGGGGTGCAGACGCAGACCGAGTCTCAGGCAGAagttcagacacaaacagaactaATGGAGTGCAGCAATGAGACCGTGGagagacatgaaaacacactaaGTGGCACTACAGAGGAGATAGATTACTGGGAAGAACATGAAATACTCAAAGAGGTGGATGTGTTTTTGGATGCGCAACTGTCTGAGGAGAGTCAcacagaagaagagaaaagaacagACTCTGGAGCCGGCTCTGATGTGGATGTATTTCAAACAGAACTGAATAATGAGCTGAGAAAGGCGTTAAACGCTGGTGAGGAGAATGTCTTAAAGCTTTGGCAGAGTGATGCTACTGCTCTGGAAAATATAGACTTCACCTGGACAGAGCAGCACAATTTGTTGACAGACGACACTGAAAAGgatcagaaacaaaatgaatcaGAGAGCTCCTCAGAGACTGAACACAAGGCCAGCAACATGGATGCTCCTGcgcaaaagacaacaaaacacagcGATAACAACAGGGAAACTGACCTCTCTGAGTGCAGGAATCAGGATGATGAGCAGATGGGAGCAGCAACGGCGGAGTCACATCAGATTGTAAATGAAAAGGACGTTAGTAATATCCGCACAGAAGCAAACGTGTCTGAGGACAGCAGAGATCCCAGCTTGGTAAATGAAGGTTGTGTTCACAAAAAGTCACAGCTGCCAGAGAAGGAAGACAACAAGAAAACAGGTCTGGAGCACATTCTGGAGGCAGCTGTTCCACAGATGGAGGATGAAGAAGGAGCTCAGATGAAGCGAATGACCTTGTTTTTAGTCGACAGATTGTTTCTGGCAGCACCGCATGTCAAAG CAGTGCCTCCAAGTCAAATTGAAGAAAGCCCTGAGGATGATCCCTCAGAGCGGCCTGGTGATGACGATAAAAGCAAACAACTCCGAGACATAGTCGAGCTCCAGGAGACGGGTTTCACTGTCAGAATTCAGCCTCCTGCAGCAGAAAGTTTTGAGCTTCAG GTGTCCGGCCAGATGTTGGTGGCAGAGCTGCACCAGGTGTTGATGGATCATGAGGTCACCTGTCATCGTACATGTTTCTCCCTGCAGCTGGGAGGCGTCGCCCTCgacagcctcacagagctgcgCTCCATCCAGGGCATCCAGGACGGAGCGCTGATCAAGGTGGTGGAGG ATTCTTACACGGTGCGTGATGCCCGTCTTCATCTCAGACATGTCCGTGATCTTCTGAGGAGCCTCGACCCTGCAGACGCTTACAACGGACTGAACTGCAGCTCACTATCTTATCTCACTTTCTACACCAGAGATAAAG ACAGTGAAAGTGTGGGGAAGAGGCGAGCTTCTGAAAAGGAGTCTGTTGACTGCAGCCCTCCAGATTACATCCTCCCTGGGTGTAAAGACCGGCTGCTGACTCCACTGCAGCCAGTCAGAGATGACTGGAAG CCTTTACAGTGCCTGCGGGTCCTGACCATGAGCAGCTGGAATCCTCCTCCGGGAAACAGGAAGATGCACGGAGACTTAATGTACCTCAATGTCCTGACTATGGAAGACCGAGAGCTCAACATCACATCCTCTACTCGGGGTTTCTACCTCAACCA ATCAACTGCCTTCAACTTCAACCCCAAACCTGCAGCTCCCAAAATCCTTTGTCACTCTCTGGTCGAGCTGCTGGGTCAAGTCAGCCCTGCTTTCAGGAAAAACTTCACTGCCCTCCAAAAGAAGAG AGTTCAGCAGCACCCTTATGAGCGGATCGCAGCACCTTTCCAGCTCTTCACCTGGGTCGCCCCTCATGGAGACCACAGCCTGGACTGTATCAGAGCAGAGGAGACTCACACCAGTCGGATGGGCCAAGACGAACACACAGCTGGGCAG AGTCGGGACTGGAACGAGGAGCTGCAGGGATGCAGGGAACTCCCCAGGAGCTGCCTTCAGGAGCGACTGCACAGAGAGAGGAGCATATTCAAG ACCAACAGCGACTTTGTTGCTGCTGCAACTCGAGGTGCTGTGGCCGTTATTGACGGTAACGTCATGCCGCTAAATCCGGGGGAATCTCCTCATATGCAGATGTTTGTGTGGAACAACCTCTTCTTCAGCCTGGGGTTTGATATTTCTGAGCACTACCGACCACTGGGGGGCAACACTGCTGCTCACGCTGCTGCCGTCTGTGACCTGAGAGGAGCACAG GCGTATGCATCTGTCGACGTAGAAGGCCTTCACACACTCGGGACGGCGGTGGTGGATTATCGTGGCATCCGTGTTATTGCTCAGACTATTGTTCCTGGGATACTGGAGAAGAACCATGAGCAGAGTGTAGTCTATGGCTCTAATGACAATGGGAAAACAGTTTTTTCACACCCAAG GTTTCTGGAGCTTCTGGATAAAACCAGCAAACCCCTGAGAGTCCAGCGTCACCAGGTGCTGGACCACAACAACACCCCATTGGAGCTCTGCTCTGGGATGGAGACCATCGGCATACTGGGTAATGATGGACGAGCTTACATCTTGGACCTCCTGCGTACGTTCCCAACGGATCTTAACTTCCAGTTCTCAGAGAAAGAGGCGACAAGTGAGGACGTGCCGAAAGAGTGTCAGAGCTTTGGTTTTCCACGGCTGCATCGTCACAGCTTGGCCAGCCTGAGACCAGAGCTGATGGAGGCCTTCGTCCAGCacag GTATGAGATTTTTGTGAAGATGGTATCCCAGGAGCTCAGCCAACCAGAAAAACAGGATAAAGCCACAGAGCAGATTGAAGAGCCTGTTTGTGAGCTGACAACCGGAGACGGAGCTGCAGCCGCTGTTGACATGG AATCTCAGAGAAGAAGTGTGATCCTGAAAGCCTGTAAAGCTGTCGGATCAGTGAGCGACTCCTGCTTTGACATCCGCTTCAATCGAAATATTTGCTCTCCAG GTGTTCGTTTCTCCTCTGAGTGTGTTGAGGAGGTTCAAAGGCAGAGACGATTATTatgggatgctgctgcttttctgctgtctgatcAGATTCCAGCTGTG CTGAGGGACTGTCTGGACCACACAGCAGTACCGATGGATGGAGAAACTCTGACCTCAGTGCTGCACCAGCGAGGTGTGAATGTACGATATCTGGGCACATTACTGAGGGAACTGGACAagctggaggagagagagagactcagACACATACAG AGAATCTCTGTCAGTGAAGTCATCATCAGAAGTGCCAAACACATCTTCAGGACTTTTCTGCAG AATGTGGAACCTGCAGCTTTCTCTGCAGCTGTCAGTCACTTCCTGAACTGCCTCCTGAGTTCATCCTCCAGTTTTCCAGATTCCTGCTCAGACGAGCTGCTCTCTCGCCGCAGGAGCCGCCGCCGTCGGAGTCACGGGAGTCGAGTCGCCTCGCTGACAGACAGCGTTTGGGCTCGACTCACCTCCACTGAGCTGTGGGGCAAAATCAGGGCTGAGGCTCAAGATTATTACCACTACACAAttgacag TGAAAGTATAGATGAAGCAATAGAAAAGCACAACCTGCAAAGGATCTCCCTGCTGAGAGAAATGGCCATCAAGACGGGCATCCAG GTGCAGTTGAGGGAGTTTGCATTCGAGTCTCGACACAGGCCAGTGTTTGGAGAGGAAGACGTCATCAACATGTTCCCTGTGGTCAAACATCTCAAACTCATATCCACAGATGCCACACGGCTTGTACAGCAAGCACAGCTGGCAGTGCAGCAGG GGTTTCTCAAAGACGGCTATGAATTGATTAGCCAGGCCCTGACTCTGTTCAGCAGCGTATGTGGAGTCCTGCACGAGGACGTGAGCATGTGCCTGCGTCTCCTGGGGCGTCTCAGCTACATCCTGGGGGAAAATGCAGAT GCCGTCAGCCACCAGGAAAAGGCAGTTATGAGCACTGAGAGGATACAAGGTGTCGACCACCCACAGACCATACAAGACTAT ACTTATCTGGCTCTGTACTGCTTTGCTGGAGGCCAACACTCGACCTCCCTGCAGCTGCTGTATCGCGCTCGGTACCTCAGCCTGCTGGTCAGCGGAGACGACCATCCACAAGTCGCACTGCTGGAT AGCATGCTGGGTCTGGTTCTTCATGGACTGATGGAGTATGAGCTTTCCCTGAAGTTCCTACAGAATGCCTTAATTTTAACCTCAAAATACCACGGTGCCACATCGCTGAAGCATGCACACAG TCATCATGTGCTCGCCACTGTGTACGAGAGCAAGGGAGAGTTTCGTTCAGCTCTGCAACACGAGAAAGAAGCTTATTCAATCTATAAGAGCCAG GTTGGCGAGAACCACAATAATACGAGGGAAAGTTCGGAGTACCTGAAGAGCCTCACTCAGCAGGCTGTGATCCTTCAGAAAGCCATCAACCATATCTACAGCAACACACCCAGTGCCTGTATCCCGCCTCCAAAG ttttccACGCCAAGCCTTCCCGCAATCTTACAGCAGCTCAACCTGACATGTGGAATTATTCTCATCCCCCTCAG TGCTAAAGAAATTGCAGACCTGAGGACTGCgttgaaagaaaaggaaaaagttcAAGTGGAAGAGCTGGAAAAGCAATTACTAAAGCAAAAAGGCTTGACAGCTGCTCACAATAGACAACAGTACTGA
- the LOC110959640 gene encoding clustered mitochondria protein homolog isoform X2, which produces MGNILQCCHILSNYFRCKDALAQGEAERSPLLSSDESECESPSLPDDLEEDLLTVSTGVTNPALEPEHFLFPDIILSSNPGGEVTLVEPMVCLLVSEEDEGAGEGVRVDEEGQERSGRDRGYSEVETQTEAETQIGTGVQTQTESQAEVQTQTELMECSNETVERHENTLSGTTEEIDYWEEHEILKEVDVFLDAQLSEESHTEEEKRTDSGAGSDVDVFQTELNNELRKALNAGEENVLKLWQSDATALENIDFTWTEQHNLLTDDTEKDQKQNESESSSETEHKASNMDAPAQKTTKHSDNNRETDLSECRNQDDEQMGAATAESHQIVNEKDVSNIRTEANVSEDSRDPSLVNEGCVHKKSQLPEKEDNKKTGLEHILEAAVPQMEDEEGAQMKRMTLFLVDRLFLAAPHVKVPPSQIEESPEDDPSERPGDDDKSKQLRDIVELQETGFTVRIQPPAAESFELQVSGQMLVAELHQVLMDHEVTCHRTCFSLQLGGVALDSLTELRSIQGIQDGALIKVVEDSYTVRDARLHLRHVRDLLRSLDPADAYNGLNCSSLSYLTFYTRDKDSESVGKRRASEKESVDCSPPDYILPGCKDRLLTPLQPVRDDWKPLQCLRVLTMSSWNPPPGNRKMHGDLMYLNVLTMEDRELNITSSTRGFYLNQSTAFNFNPKPAAPKILCHSLVELLGQVSPAFRKNFTALQKKRVQQHPYERIAAPFQLFTWVAPHGDHSLDCIRAEETHTSRMGQDEHTAGQSRDWNEELQGCRELPRSCLQERLHRERSIFKTNSDFVAAATRGAVAVIDGNVMPLNPGESPHMQMFVWNNLFFSLGFDISEHYRPLGGNTAAHAAAVCDLRGAQAYASVDVEGLHTLGTAVVDYRGIRVIAQTIVPGILEKNHEQSVVYGSNDNGKTVFSHPRFLELLDKTSKPLRVQRHQVLDHNNTPLELCSGMETIGILGNDGRAYILDLLRTFPTDLNFQFSEKEATSEDVPKECQSFGFPRLHRHSLASLRPELMEAFVQHRYEIFVKMVSQELSQPEKQDKATEQIEEPVCELTTGDGAAAAVDMESQRRSVILKACKAVGSVSDSCFDIRFNRNICSPGVRFSSECVEEVQRQRRLLWDAAAFLLSDQIPAVLRDCLDHTAVPMDGETLTSVLHQRGVNVRYLGTLLRELDKLEERERLRHIQRISVSEVIIRSAKHIFRTFLQNVEPAAFSAAVSHFLNCLLSSSSSFPDSCSDELLSRRRSRRRRSHGSRVASLTDSVWARLTSTELWGKIRAEAQDYYHYTIDSESIDEAIEKHNLQRISLLREMAIKTGIQVQLREFAFESRHRPVFGEEDVINMFPVVKHLKLISTDATRLVQQAQLAVQQGFLKDGYELISQALTLFSSVCGVLHEDVSMCLRLLGRLSYILGENADAVSHQEKAVMSTERIQGVDHPQTIQDYTYLALYCFAGGQHSTSLQLLYRARYLSLLVSGDDHPQVALLDSMLGLVLHGLMEYELSLKFLQNALILTSKYHGATSLKHAHSHHVLATVYESKGEFRSALQHEKEAYSIYKSQVGENHNNTRESSEYLKSLTQQAVILQKAINHIYSNTPSACIPPPKFSTPSLPAILQQLNLTCGIILIPLSAKEIADLRTALKEKEKVQVEELEKQLLKQKGLTAAHNRQQY; this is translated from the exons ATGGGAAACatcctccagtgctgccacatACTGTCAAACTACTTCAGGTGTAAGGATGCACTGGCTCAGGGGGAGGCGGAAAGATCCCCTCTTCTGTCCAGCGACGAGAGCGAGTGCGAATCTCCAAGTCTGCCGGACGACTTGGAGGAAGACCTGTTAACCGTCTCCACCGGCGTCACCAACCCGGCCCTCGAACCggagcacttcctgtttcctgacATCATCCTGAGCAGCAACCCGGGAGGAGAAGTGACTCTGGTGGAGCCGATGGTGTGTCTGCTGGTGTCCGAGGAGGATGAGGGAGCGGGTGAGGGGGTGAGGGTGGATGAGGAAGGACAGGAGAGGAGTGGGAGAGACAGGGGGTACTCTGAGGTGGAGACCCAGACTGAAGCTGAGACTCAGATCGGTACCGGGGTGCAGACGCAGACCGAGTCTCAGGCAGAagttcagacacaaacagaactaATGGAGTGCAGCAATGAGACCGTGGagagacatgaaaacacactaaGTGGCACTACAGAGGAGATAGATTACTGGGAAGAACATGAAATACTCAAAGAGGTGGATGTGTTTTTGGATGCGCAACTGTCTGAGGAGAGTCAcacagaagaagagaaaagaacagACTCTGGAGCCGGCTCTGATGTGGATGTATTTCAAACAGAACTGAATAATGAGCTGAGAAAGGCGTTAAACGCTGGTGAGGAGAATGTCTTAAAGCTTTGGCAGAGTGATGCTACTGCTCTGGAAAATATAGACTTCACCTGGACAGAGCAGCACAATTTGTTGACAGACGACACTGAAAAGgatcagaaacaaaatgaatcaGAGAGCTCCTCAGAGACTGAACACAAGGCCAGCAACATGGATGCTCCTGcgcaaaagacaacaaaacacagcGATAACAACAGGGAAACTGACCTCTCTGAGTGCAGGAATCAGGATGATGAGCAGATGGGAGCAGCAACGGCGGAGTCACATCAGATTGTAAATGAAAAGGACGTTAGTAATATCCGCACAGAAGCAAACGTGTCTGAGGACAGCAGAGATCCCAGCTTGGTAAATGAAGGTTGTGTTCACAAAAAGTCACAGCTGCCAGAGAAGGAAGACAACAAGAAAACAGGTCTGGAGCACATTCTGGAGGCAGCTGTTCCACAGATGGAGGATGAAGAAGGAGCTCAGATGAAGCGAATGACCTTGTTTTTAGTCGACAGATTGTTTCTGGCAGCACCGCATGTCAAAG TGCCTCCAAGTCAAATTGAAGAAAGCCCTGAGGATGATCCCTCAGAGCGGCCTGGTGATGACGATAAAAGCAAACAACTCCGAGACATAGTCGAGCTCCAGGAGACGGGTTTCACTGTCAGAATTCAGCCTCCTGCAGCAGAAAGTTTTGAGCTTCAG GTGTCCGGCCAGATGTTGGTGGCAGAGCTGCACCAGGTGTTGATGGATCATGAGGTCACCTGTCATCGTACATGTTTCTCCCTGCAGCTGGGAGGCGTCGCCCTCgacagcctcacagagctgcgCTCCATCCAGGGCATCCAGGACGGAGCGCTGATCAAGGTGGTGGAGG ATTCTTACACGGTGCGTGATGCCCGTCTTCATCTCAGACATGTCCGTGATCTTCTGAGGAGCCTCGACCCTGCAGACGCTTACAACGGACTGAACTGCAGCTCACTATCTTATCTCACTTTCTACACCAGAGATAAAG ACAGTGAAAGTGTGGGGAAGAGGCGAGCTTCTGAAAAGGAGTCTGTTGACTGCAGCCCTCCAGATTACATCCTCCCTGGGTGTAAAGACCGGCTGCTGACTCCACTGCAGCCAGTCAGAGATGACTGGAAG CCTTTACAGTGCCTGCGGGTCCTGACCATGAGCAGCTGGAATCCTCCTCCGGGAAACAGGAAGATGCACGGAGACTTAATGTACCTCAATGTCCTGACTATGGAAGACCGAGAGCTCAACATCACATCCTCTACTCGGGGTTTCTACCTCAACCA ATCAACTGCCTTCAACTTCAACCCCAAACCTGCAGCTCCCAAAATCCTTTGTCACTCTCTGGTCGAGCTGCTGGGTCAAGTCAGCCCTGCTTTCAGGAAAAACTTCACTGCCCTCCAAAAGAAGAG AGTTCAGCAGCACCCTTATGAGCGGATCGCAGCACCTTTCCAGCTCTTCACCTGGGTCGCCCCTCATGGAGACCACAGCCTGGACTGTATCAGAGCAGAGGAGACTCACACCAGTCGGATGGGCCAAGACGAACACACAGCTGGGCAG AGTCGGGACTGGAACGAGGAGCTGCAGGGATGCAGGGAACTCCCCAGGAGCTGCCTTCAGGAGCGACTGCACAGAGAGAGGAGCATATTCAAG ACCAACAGCGACTTTGTTGCTGCTGCAACTCGAGGTGCTGTGGCCGTTATTGACGGTAACGTCATGCCGCTAAATCCGGGGGAATCTCCTCATATGCAGATGTTTGTGTGGAACAACCTCTTCTTCAGCCTGGGGTTTGATATTTCTGAGCACTACCGACCACTGGGGGGCAACACTGCTGCTCACGCTGCTGCCGTCTGTGACCTGAGAGGAGCACAG GCGTATGCATCTGTCGACGTAGAAGGCCTTCACACACTCGGGACGGCGGTGGTGGATTATCGTGGCATCCGTGTTATTGCTCAGACTATTGTTCCTGGGATACTGGAGAAGAACCATGAGCAGAGTGTAGTCTATGGCTCTAATGACAATGGGAAAACAGTTTTTTCACACCCAAG GTTTCTGGAGCTTCTGGATAAAACCAGCAAACCCCTGAGAGTCCAGCGTCACCAGGTGCTGGACCACAACAACACCCCATTGGAGCTCTGCTCTGGGATGGAGACCATCGGCATACTGGGTAATGATGGACGAGCTTACATCTTGGACCTCCTGCGTACGTTCCCAACGGATCTTAACTTCCAGTTCTCAGAGAAAGAGGCGACAAGTGAGGACGTGCCGAAAGAGTGTCAGAGCTTTGGTTTTCCACGGCTGCATCGTCACAGCTTGGCCAGCCTGAGACCAGAGCTGATGGAGGCCTTCGTCCAGCacag GTATGAGATTTTTGTGAAGATGGTATCCCAGGAGCTCAGCCAACCAGAAAAACAGGATAAAGCCACAGAGCAGATTGAAGAGCCTGTTTGTGAGCTGACAACCGGAGACGGAGCTGCAGCCGCTGTTGACATGG AATCTCAGAGAAGAAGTGTGATCCTGAAAGCCTGTAAAGCTGTCGGATCAGTGAGCGACTCCTGCTTTGACATCCGCTTCAATCGAAATATTTGCTCTCCAG GTGTTCGTTTCTCCTCTGAGTGTGTTGAGGAGGTTCAAAGGCAGAGACGATTATTatgggatgctgctgcttttctgctgtctgatcAGATTCCAGCTGTG CTGAGGGACTGTCTGGACCACACAGCAGTACCGATGGATGGAGAAACTCTGACCTCAGTGCTGCACCAGCGAGGTGTGAATGTACGATATCTGGGCACATTACTGAGGGAACTGGACAagctggaggagagagagagactcagACACATACAG AGAATCTCTGTCAGTGAAGTCATCATCAGAAGTGCCAAACACATCTTCAGGACTTTTCTGCAG AATGTGGAACCTGCAGCTTTCTCTGCAGCTGTCAGTCACTTCCTGAACTGCCTCCTGAGTTCATCCTCCAGTTTTCCAGATTCCTGCTCAGACGAGCTGCTCTCTCGCCGCAGGAGCCGCCGCCGTCGGAGTCACGGGAGTCGAGTCGCCTCGCTGACAGACAGCGTTTGGGCTCGACTCACCTCCACTGAGCTGTGGGGCAAAATCAGGGCTGAGGCTCAAGATTATTACCACTACACAAttgacag TGAAAGTATAGATGAAGCAATAGAAAAGCACAACCTGCAAAGGATCTCCCTGCTGAGAGAAATGGCCATCAAGACGGGCATCCAG GTGCAGTTGAGGGAGTTTGCATTCGAGTCTCGACACAGGCCAGTGTTTGGAGAGGAAGACGTCATCAACATGTTCCCTGTGGTCAAACATCTCAAACTCATATCCACAGATGCCACACGGCTTGTACAGCAAGCACAGCTGGCAGTGCAGCAGG GGTTTCTCAAAGACGGCTATGAATTGATTAGCCAGGCCCTGACTCTGTTCAGCAGCGTATGTGGAGTCCTGCACGAGGACGTGAGCATGTGCCTGCGTCTCCTGGGGCGTCTCAGCTACATCCTGGGGGAAAATGCAGAT GCCGTCAGCCACCAGGAAAAGGCAGTTATGAGCACTGAGAGGATACAAGGTGTCGACCACCCACAGACCATACAAGACTAT ACTTATCTGGCTCTGTACTGCTTTGCTGGAGGCCAACACTCGACCTCCCTGCAGCTGCTGTATCGCGCTCGGTACCTCAGCCTGCTGGTCAGCGGAGACGACCATCCACAAGTCGCACTGCTGGAT AGCATGCTGGGTCTGGTTCTTCATGGACTGATGGAGTATGAGCTTTCCCTGAAGTTCCTACAGAATGCCTTAATTTTAACCTCAAAATACCACGGTGCCACATCGCTGAAGCATGCACACAG TCATCATGTGCTCGCCACTGTGTACGAGAGCAAGGGAGAGTTTCGTTCAGCTCTGCAACACGAGAAAGAAGCTTATTCAATCTATAAGAGCCAG GTTGGCGAGAACCACAATAATACGAGGGAAAGTTCGGAGTACCTGAAGAGCCTCACTCAGCAGGCTGTGATCCTTCAGAAAGCCATCAACCATATCTACAGCAACACACCCAGTGCCTGTATCCCGCCTCCAAAG ttttccACGCCAAGCCTTCCCGCAATCTTACAGCAGCTCAACCTGACATGTGGAATTATTCTCATCCCCCTCAG TGCTAAAGAAATTGCAGACCTGAGGACTGCgttgaaagaaaaggaaaaagttcAAGTGGAAGAGCTGGAAAAGCAATTACTAAAGCAAAAAGGCTTGACAGCTGCTCACAATAGACAACAGTACTGA